The proteins below are encoded in one region of Conger conger chromosome 17, fConCon1.1, whole genome shotgun sequence:
- the stradb gene encoding STE20-related kinase adapter protein beta isoform X1 — protein MSFLDCSCISHTQVQPISIEDQYEDVSHQYLSGDLSTGTPHKAAARDDMASLSVEAAHYQLLSELGRGFNNLSQVSMARHVPSGRLVALKSTDLDQCTEDELLQLLNEVLLSRLFQHPNLLTSRLVFSRSCQLWVLTPLMSYGSADALLRTYFPDGMSESLIAYLLHGVLKALEYLHHMGYVHRGVKASHILLSGEGHVYLSGLHSLYSMVRDGKRVRTVFDMPQHSPALLPWLSPELLRQDLHGYGEKSDIYSLGIVVCELVSGRVPFQNMHPTQMLLQKLRGSHCCLLDVTPFPLGELGGLKVSRSGVDSGIGESVATGSLTRTATNERPQSPAPKNHSATLHNLVQVCLQPQPDRRPSASALLTHAFFRQVKRHTRDSFLSLMYPAIPFASPQDTPISCPPAPSCHSPSPPVDSEESMWDFS, from the exons ATGTCTTTCTTG gACTGCTCCTGTATCTCCCACACCCAGGTCCAGCCCATCTCCATAGAGGACCAGTATGAGGATGTCAGCCACCAGTACTTG AGCGGCGATCTTTCCACGGGCACCCCGCACAAGGCCGCAGCCCGGGATGACATGGCCAGCCTCTCCGTCGAGGCCGCGCATTACCAGCTGCTGTCGGAGCTGG GGCGCGGCTTCAACAACCTGAGCCAGGTGAGCATGGCACGGCATGTGCCCTCCGGCAGGCTGGTGGCGCTGAAGAGCACAGACTTGGACCAGTGCACCGAGGAcgagctgctgcagctgctg AACGAGGTGCTGCTGTCGCGCCTGTTCCAGCACCCCAACCTGCTGACCTCCCGCCTGGTGTTCAGCCGGTCCTGCCAGCTCTGGGTCCTCACACCGCTCATGAGCTACG gttcaGCAGACGCTTTGCTCAGGACGTATTTCCCTGATGGGATGAGTGAATCTCTCATTGCGTATCTGCTGCATGGCGTCCTGAAGGCTCTGGAGTATCTGCATCACATGGGCTATGTGCACAG gggtgtgaAAGCGAGCCACATCCTGCTGTCAGGTGAGGGCCACGTGTACCTGTCCGGCCTCCACAGTCTCTACAGCATGGTGCGTGACGGCAAGAGGGTGAGAACGGTGTTCGACATGCCCCAGCACagccccgccctgctgccctggCTCAGTCCTGAGCTGCTCAGACAG GACCTTCATGGATATGGGGAGAAGTCGGATATTTACAGTCTGGGGATAGTTGTCTGTGAGCTGGTCAGTGGAAGGGTGCCCTTCCAGAATATGCACCCTACTCAG ATGCTGTTGCAGAAGCTACGGGGGTCACACTGCTGCCTCCTGGATGTCACCCCTTTCCCCCTGGGGGAGCTGGGGGGGCTGAAGGTGTCCCGCTCCGGGGTGGATTCGGGTATCGGGGAGAGCGTGGCGACAGGGAGCCTGACCCGTACCGCCACCAACGAGCGTCCCCAAAGCCCCGCTCCCAAAAACCACTCTGCCACCCTACACAACTTGGTCCAGGTGTGTCTACAGCCCCAGCCTGACCGCAG ACCTTCTGCCTCAGCACTGTTGACTCATGCCTTCTTCAGACAG GTTAAGAGGCACACGCGAGACTCCTTCCTCAGCCTGATGTATCCTGCCATCCCCTTCGCCAGCCCCCAGGACACGCCTATATCCtgtccccctgccccctcttGCCATAGTCCCTCCCCGCCTGTGGACTCAGAGGAAAGCATGTGGGACTTCTCCTAG
- the stradb gene encoding STE20-related kinase adapter protein beta isoform X2, with protein sequence MSFLDCSCISHTQVQPISIEDQYEDVSHQYLSGDLSTGTPHKAAARDDMASLSVEAAHYQLLSELGRGFNNLSQVSMARHVPSGRLVALKSTDLDQCTEDELLQLLNEVLLSRLFQHPNLLTSRLVFSRSCQLWVLTPLMSYGSADALLRTYFPDGMSESLIAYLLHGVLKALEYLHHMGYVHRGVKASHILLSGEGHVYLSGLHSLYSMVRDGKRVRTVFDMPQHSPALLPWLSPELLRQDLHGYGEKSDIYSLGIVVCELVSGRVPFQNMHPTQMLLQKLRGSHCCLLDVTPFPLGELGGLKVSRSGVDSGIGESVATGSLTRTATNERPQSPAPKNHSATLHNLVQVCLQPQPDRRLRGTRETPSSA encoded by the exons ATGTCTTTCTTG gACTGCTCCTGTATCTCCCACACCCAGGTCCAGCCCATCTCCATAGAGGACCAGTATGAGGATGTCAGCCACCAGTACTTG AGCGGCGATCTTTCCACGGGCACCCCGCACAAGGCCGCAGCCCGGGATGACATGGCCAGCCTCTCCGTCGAGGCCGCGCATTACCAGCTGCTGTCGGAGCTGG GGCGCGGCTTCAACAACCTGAGCCAGGTGAGCATGGCACGGCATGTGCCCTCCGGCAGGCTGGTGGCGCTGAAGAGCACAGACTTGGACCAGTGCACCGAGGAcgagctgctgcagctgctg AACGAGGTGCTGCTGTCGCGCCTGTTCCAGCACCCCAACCTGCTGACCTCCCGCCTGGTGTTCAGCCGGTCCTGCCAGCTCTGGGTCCTCACACCGCTCATGAGCTACG gttcaGCAGACGCTTTGCTCAGGACGTATTTCCCTGATGGGATGAGTGAATCTCTCATTGCGTATCTGCTGCATGGCGTCCTGAAGGCTCTGGAGTATCTGCATCACATGGGCTATGTGCACAG gggtgtgaAAGCGAGCCACATCCTGCTGTCAGGTGAGGGCCACGTGTACCTGTCCGGCCTCCACAGTCTCTACAGCATGGTGCGTGACGGCAAGAGGGTGAGAACGGTGTTCGACATGCCCCAGCACagccccgccctgctgccctggCTCAGTCCTGAGCTGCTCAGACAG GACCTTCATGGATATGGGGAGAAGTCGGATATTTACAGTCTGGGGATAGTTGTCTGTGAGCTGGTCAGTGGAAGGGTGCCCTTCCAGAATATGCACCCTACTCAG ATGCTGTTGCAGAAGCTACGGGGGTCACACTGCTGCCTCCTGGATGTCACCCCTTTCCCCCTGGGGGAGCTGGGGGGGCTGAAGGTGTCCCGCTCCGGGGTGGATTCGGGTATCGGGGAGAGCGTGGCGACAGGGAGCCTGACCCGTACCGCCACCAACGAGCGTCCCCAAAGCCCCGCTCCCAAAAACCACTCTGCCACCCTACACAACTTGGTCCAGGTGTGTCTACAGCCCCAGCCTGACCGCAG GTTAAGAGGCACACGCGAGACTCCTTCCTCAGCCTGA